In Plasmodium gaboni strain SY75 chromosome 14, whole genome shotgun sequence, one genomic interval encodes:
- a CDS encoding putative trafficking protein particle complex subunit 1, whose amino-acid sequence MILSNEKIPQVTDKWGDMYYYFYIFYKNQCIYSIDLKHNNNQERKKKSNKNETEKLLLGSIYAINYLCSNIQPNKKLKNLYKSISNSNPKLINTSANIQSQNNINAQENIHVGNFNCFNTPFYKLHYVETLTAYKFVLITHKNIPNLSNFLKDIYKTLFIDLIILNPVYKIGDEIKDKMFDEKILEKIKRLYVG is encoded by the exons atgatattatcaaatgaaaaaattcCCCAAGTAACTGATAAGTGGGGTGATATgtattattacttttatatattttataaaaatcagtgtatatatagtattgatttaaaacataataataatcaggaaagaaaaaaaaaatcaaataaaaacGAGACAGAAAAATTACTACTAGGTTCAATTTATGCCATCAATTACTTATGTTCTAATATACAAccaaataaaaaattgaaaaatCTATATAAATCTATATCAAATTCAAATCCTAAACTTATTAATACTAGTGCAAATATTCAAAGccaaaataatataaacgCACAGGAAAATATACACGTTGGAAATTTTAATTGTTTTAATACTccattttataaattacACTACGTAGAAACATTAACAG CTTATAAATTTGTTTTAATTACACATAAAAACATTCCAAATTTATCAAATTTTCTTAAAGACATTTATAAAACTTTATTTATCGATCTTATCATTTTAAATCCAGTTTATAAG ataggagatgaaataaaagataaaatgtttgatgagaaaatattagaaaaaatcAAAAGATTATACGTCGGGTAA
- a CDS encoding putative GTPase-activating protein, producing MVYSSNDDITLDNRKDIIINNAEKKNINLNKRSCNYEYDEEENDDIIKNNESIICGEEKKIYISNIEGKEKNNLNDSNILEKGTSRSSSSNIFKNIDKEHDRKENDRLKDKEKRDNMREEKDYYVIDKQMNISNTHKINVEKEKIKNNDFRMNNEEINFDDENKRNNIFDIKKSISTNDNIKYTSNSHKKGFVNTNETGRNDMNIIYDDNNYIWDINDKNDINDINDEYLRYEKNHIINNGHINKNVKNNDNNMYYENNENPYKKECIPTDEHIKVDKVIVDIKDEKKEEKKNIISNKDEKKNFISNKDEKKNFISNKEEKKNFISNKEEKKNFISNKEEKKIFISNKEEKKNFISNKEENGKKNKEHIINKVEEAPGYEYSHNIIYHELYVELLHVNKNLQNEIKNLKKIIEMQKILIKSKEEVFLDHLNEKNKMSNKKLMNHNYFLNFFNKKKKKSKEHKTPFKEEYEEEEDGEDIGYVVDRKKQTYFDVNKNYHEGKRELEEEIHNVSEEHFDKKGSYLECEKIYNDDEDMFEYDMDIIYEKEENKNNKYIKLPSIDNNDFSELTDRDMDSLYADNNNNMNNNRNNNSNNNNNNNNSNNSNNHRNNNNNSNIINIDNNDDVYFFNDEKEENNYSRKYEFEQSMLYNIEVEDESCNNSMTIQEITCLTFWYEEILPLVNNDKKKNLLINRMITNYMPNSIKGYFWEMCIKNKLNLTEYFVQILIKNTNFIQAYVYTNNRQYHNHVSRYFKSLIVLRNNSLNIKEETNENDQDDAQKPNDDNISFDSNKFHINEHDKYYEQNDNIFSEAKNMFDHKNDNTFDNNKNDPFDNKKDDPFDNKKDDPFDNKKNDPFDNKKNDHFDNKKNDPCDNKKDDPFDNKNDNPFDNKKDDHLGDNKMNNMPNSNANINLLQKFSVQKFFYQILIDLDRTMYIITKNKEYFEKYNIQTDNVLSSVNLSDMKKKLNTLLQMYVLFKPELGYVQGMSYIALVFLLYTNLEKAFVHFANFMERKDIYNLYSFNKEEIKIYIYTIKQILTKRNIEVYKEIIKHYNIDNIFIQWIYTIFLTCLPFNIYIRLFDIYTFNEKIIYEVIICIFTYFNKYHPTDNVDIIIKDLSSFAFNSYIKEEKFWNLLKKIKIKKRKILYYKDKYFNKMNSKDDDCSIEK from the exons ATGGTTTATTCATcaaatgatgatataacATTAGATAATAGAAaagatattataattaataatgcagaaaaaaaaaatataaatttaaataaaagGAGTTGTAATTATGAATATGATGAGGAAGAAAATGATgacataataaaaaataatgaaagtattatatgtggagaagagaaaaaaatatatatatcaaatattgaagggaaagaaaaaaataatttaaatgattCTAATATTCTAGAGAAAGGAACAAGTAGAAGTTCTTCaagtaatatttttaaaaatattgataaaGAACATGatagaaaagaaaatgatcGTTTAAAAgacaaagaaaaaagagATAATATGAGAGAAGAAAAGGATTATTATGTTATAGATAAGCAGATGAATATTTCGAATacacataaaataaatgtagaaaaggaaaagataaaaaataatgattttagaatgaataatgaagaaattaattttgatgatgaaaataaaagaaataatatatttgatataaaaaagagTATATCtacaaatgataatataaaatatacaagTAATAGTCATAAGAAAGGTTTTGTTAATACAAATGAAACAGGAAGGAAtgatatgaatattatatatgatgataataattatatatgggatataaatgataaaaatgatataaatgatataaatgatgaatatttgaggtatgaaaaaaatcatataattaataatgggcatattaataaaaatgtaaagaacaatgataataatatgtattatgaaaataatgagAACCCCTATAAAAAGGAATGTATTCCAACAGATGAGCATATTAAAGTGGATAAGGTTATAGTAGATATAAAAGATGAAAAGaaggaagaaaaaaaaaatattatttcaaataaagatgaaaaaaaaaactttatttcaaataaagatgaaaaaaaaaactttatttcaaataaagaagaaaaaaaaaactttatttcaaataaagaagaaaaaaaaaactttaTTTCgaataaagaagaaaaaaaaatctttatttcgaataaagaagaaaaaaaaaactttaTTTCgaataaagaagaaaatgggaaaaaaaataaagaacatataataaataagGTTGAAGAGGCACCTGGATATGAATACAgtcataatattatttaccATGAATTATATGTAGAGTTATTACATGTAAATAAGAATTTACAGAATGAGATTaagaatttaaaaaagattATTGAAATGcaaaaaattttaattaaaagTAAAGAAGAAGTTTTTCTAGATcatttaaatgaaaaaaataaaatgagtaataaaaaattgatgaatcataattatttcttaaatttctttaataaaaagaaaaagaaaagtaAGGAACACAAAACACCATTTAAAGAAGAATATGAAGAAGAGGAAGATGGTGAAGATATAGGATATGTGGTTGATAGAAAGAAGCAAACATATTTTGATGtgaataaaaattatcatGAAGGAAAAAGAGAACTAGAAGAAGAAATTCATAATGTTTCTGAAGAACATTTTGACAAGAAAGGTTCTTATTTAGAATgtgaaaaaatatataatgatgatgaagataTGTTTGAATATGATATggatataatatatgaaaaagaggaaaataaaaataacaaatatataaaattaccatctatagataataatgattttTCAGAATTGACTGATAGGGATATGGATTCACTATACGcagataataataataatatgaacaataaTAGGAAcaataatagtaataataataataataataataatagtaataatagtaataatcataggaacaataataacaatagtaatattattaatattgacaataatgatgatgtttatttttttaatgatgaaaaagaagaaaataattattcaaGGAAATATGAATTTGAACAATCtatgttatataatattgaagTAGAAGATGAATCATGTAATAATTCAATGACAATACAAGAAATTACATGTTTAACATTTTGGTATGAAGAAATATTACCATTAgtaaataatgataaaaaaaaaaatttattaattaatagAATGATAACAAATTATATGCCTAATTCTATAAAAGGATATTTTTGGGAAATGtgtattaaaaataaattaaatcTTACTGAATATTTTGttcaaatattaataaaaaataccAATTTTATACAAGCATATGTATATACTAATAATAGACAATATCATAATCATGTTTCCAGATATTTTAAATCCTTAATTGtattaagaaataatagtttaaatataaaagaagaaacaaatgaaaatgatCAAGATGATGCACAAAAACcaaatgatgataatatatcatttgatagtaataaatttcatataaatgaacatgataaatattatgaacaaaatgataatattttttctgaagccaaaaatatgtttgatcataaaaatgataacacatttgataataacaaaaatgaCCCTTTTGATAACAAAAAAGATGACCcttttgataataaaaaagatgacccttttgataataaaaaaaatgacccttttgataataaaaaaaatgaccattttgataataaaaaaaatgacCCTTGTGATAACAAAAAAGATGACCcttttgataataaaaatgataacccttttgataataaaaaagatgaCCATTTGGGTGATaacaaaatgaataatatgcCTAATTCTAATGCTAACATAAACTTACTTCAGAAATTTTCAGTACAAAAATTCTTCTAtcaaatattaatagaTTTAGATAGAActatgtatataataacaaaaaacaaagaatattttgaaaaatataatattcaaaCTGATAATGTTTTATCATCTGTTAATTTATCGgatatgaaaaaaaaattaaatacaCTCTTGCAAATGTATGTCCTTTTTAAACCAGAATTAGG TTATGTTCAAGGCATGTCATATATCGCCCTcgtatttttattatatactaACTTAGAAAAGGCATTTGTCCATTTTGCAAATTTTATg gAGAGGAaagatatttataatttatatagttttaataaagaagaaataaaaatttatatttatacaatTAAACAGATTCTTACGAAAAGAAATATAGAAGTATACAAAGAAATTATCaaacattataatatagataatatatttattcagTGGATATATACAATCTTTTTAAC GTGTTTACCGTttaacatttatataagattgtttgacatatatacatttaatgaaaaaataatatacgag GTCATTATTTGCATATTTACctattttaataaatatcatCCAACTGATAATgttgatattattataaaagatTTATCTTCCTTTGCTTTTAATTCGTACATTAAG GAGGAAAAATTTTGGaatttgttaaaaaaaattaaaataaaaaaaagaaaaatcttgtattataaagataaatattttaacaAAATGAATAGTAAAG atGATGATTGCAGCATAGAAAAATAA
- a CDS encoding hypothetical protein (conserved Plasmodium protein, unknown function) — protein MAIDAESFYGKRKKCKSTFEENIEKYKLLRKIKTHDEGCDRKNIKKRYFYKQHDVLSYYDDLINDKNISGYTDIIIYTEEMENGKRCFILESFFSFLKYYCFYAMSLNEIYFINNENINKEKIIINEQIQHDIDNKNSIRENPDMHLYELIVSNEKRWLYFDIEYDIINNYENKETILFIFLIEFCLYIYSNFNIKICLNDILILDSSTSKKVSFHIIIKNIHTLNNDYYEYLIDYCNFYISQNEREKKSENTFYHKYKKKQYKRNHNKQYEENEPYEKNYLLFDDENCIKNFVDLFLYHISDQIKYCENSFLVNNTTIYIEYEELVELNNNINSVVTNEIYNNNKEREKCYEEKENNYNCDENDNCDANDNCDENNNCDENNNCDENNNCDENDNCDKDNNCDENNNCDENDNCDENDNCDKIYNCDENNYCDKIYNYDDDLQKIINDFSEVTDIHHIKNNFMTMPFNKNMNINNYEQKKTIEYFDLYKKSLDDIITHYINYLQKLKEGEKTYCNYIVLLYQIKREDSTDQNLINDMNIFKIKKKNVLNINDHILNDCDNTNNNYEETNSLLINENKNNIIENDKYMEELIVLFENTPYNYQHSENKKKINKKIETLKCIIDSSVYSKNRNFRLIFSSKKNKKNKLLLSKKNVKKYQKTDINDIILKSLVTFYFKSDINYKINESTFCNQNLLNNTMNCYIKNLYENKTINSDIIDMNDINDINNNIHNINIDNIKNTHFKFNNINSSNNSCKLLKHKNVFMTKNNTFHKNTIHNQEHFHNILKILFFWNFELYKNFKKNKIYLNSFQNEIKKDYFYKIVLIYNKIAFQNYLKEDNPNMKNYNDSNKHIFEENLSLEYSKKICQLSNISEKQNENIDKNNEQNQNENQNIKEKNDKNELTNNTNYDFKIEDKNYININNNIHLKGSNKYNIICTKKKKKNIYEYDLDSYNNLFLKNENFYIDLLNEYKSVFSKEIRQDDLSLLIKYFVHSFTSNDEEYIISLKDNKFCKNKNRSHKSNHIYIIYNYKKKLFVQKCFDHECAHYISQIYYL, from the coding sequence ATGGCTATAGATGCTGAAAGTTTTTAtggaaaaagaaaaaagtGCAAAAGCACCtttgaagaaaatattgagaaatataaattgtTAAGAAAAATTAAGACACATGATGAAGGATGTgatagaaaaaatataaagaaaagatatttttataaacaaCATGATGTTCTTTCATATTATGATGATTTGATcaatgataaaaatataagtgGATATACagatataattatatacacaGAAGAAATGGAAAATGGAAAAAGATGTTTCATTTTAGaatcatttttttccttcttaaaatattattgtttttatGCTATGTcattaaatgaaatatattttattaacaatgaaaatataaataaagaaaaaataataataaatgagCAAATACAACATGACATAGACAATAAAAATTCAATTAGAGAAAATCCTGATATGCATTTATATGAGCTTATTGTAAGTAATGAAAAACGATGGTTATATTTCGATATAgaatatgatataataaataattatgaaaataaagaaactatattgtttatttttcttatcgagttttgtttatatatatattctaattttaatataaaaatatgtttaaatgatattttaattttagATAGTTCAACAAGTAAAAAGGTTTCTTTTCatataatcataaaaaatatacacacacttaataatgattattatgaatatttaatagattattgtaatttttatatatcacAAAATGaaagggaaaaaaaatcaGAAAACACATtttatcataaatataaaaaaaaacaatacaaaagaaatcataataaacaatatgaagaaaatgaaccatatgaaaaaaattatttacTTTTTGATGATGAAAATTGTATAAAAAACTTTGTTGATTTATTTCTATATCATATATCTgatcaaataaaatactGTGAAAATTCTTTTCTTGTTAATAATACAACGATTTATATAGAATATGAAGAATTAGTAGAattgaataataatataaattctGTGGTCAcaaatgaaatatataataataataaggaaagagaaaaatgttatgaagaaaaagaaaataattataattgtgatgaaaatgataattgTGATGCAAATGATAATTgtgatgaaaataataattgtgatgaaaataataattgtgatgaaaataataattgtgatgaaaatgataattgtgataaagataataattgtgatgaaaataataattgtgatgaaaatgataattgtgatgaaaatgataattgtgataaaatttataattgtgatgaaaataattattgtgataaaatttataattatgatgatgatttacaaaaaattataaacGATTTTAGTGAAGTCACAGACATTCATCATATCAAGAACAATTTCATGACAATGccttttaataaaaatatgaatataaataattatgaacaaaaaaaaacaatagAATATTTTGATTTGTATAAGAAATCGCTTGATGATATTATTAcacattatataaattatttgcagaaattaaaagaagGAGAAAAAACATATTGTAATTATATTGTACTTTTATATCAAATTAAAAGAGAAGATAGTACTGATCAAAATTTGATTAAtgatatgaatatttttaaaataaaaaaaaaaaatgttcttaatattaatgatcatatattaaatgattgtgataatacaaataataattatgaagaAACTAATTCATTACTTATAAATGagaacaaaaataatataattgaaaatgataaatatatggaaGAGCTCATAGTTCTTTTTGAAAATACACCTTATAATTATCAACACAgtgaaaataaaaaaaaaattaataaaaaaattgagactttaaaatgtattattGATAGTTCAGTCTATAGTAAAAATCGGAACTTCCgattaattttttcaagtaagaaaaacaaaaaaaataaattattattaagtaaaaaaaatgtgaagaaatatcaaaaaacagatattaatgatattataCTCAAAAGTTTAGTTaccttttattttaaaagtgatataaattataagaTAAATGAAAGTACCTTTTGTAATCAAAATTTGTTAAATAATACAATGAattgttatattaaaaatttatatgaaaataaaacaatCAATAGTGATATTATTGATATGAATGAcataaatgatataaataataatatacataatattaatattgataatataaaaaatactCATTTTAAGTTCAATAATATCAATTCTTCAAATAATTCatgtaaattattaaaacataaaaatgtattcatgactaaaaataatacctttcataaaaatacaatacACAATCAAGAacattttcataatattttaaaaatactCTTTTTCTGGAATTTCGagttatataaaaactttaaaaaaaataaaatatatctcAATTCTTTtcaaaatgaaattaaaaaagattatttttataaaatcgttttaatatataataagattgcatttcaaaattatttaaaggAGGATAATCctaatatgaaaaattataatgattcgaataaacatatttttgAAGAAAACTTATCTTTAGAATATTCAAAGAAAATATGTCAACTTTCAAATATTTCTGAAAAGCAAAATGAAAACatagataaaaataacgaacaaaatcaaaatgaaaatcaaaacataaaagaaaagaatgataaaaatgaactaacaaataatacaaattaCGATTTCAAAATAGAAgacaaaaattatattaatataaataataatatacatttaaaaggttcaaataaatataatattatatgtacaaaaaaaaaaaaaaaaaacatatatgAATATGATCTTGATAGTTACaataatttatttctaaaaaatgaaaatttcTATATAGATCttttaaatgaatataaaagtGTTTTTTCTAAAGAAATTCGTCAAGATGATTTATCTCTTTTAATCAAATATTTCGTACATTCATTTACATCAAATGatgaagaatatattattagtttgaaagataataaattctgtaaaaataaaaataggTCACACAAATcaaatcatatatatattatttataattataagaaaaagCTCTTTGTTCAAAAATGTTTTGATCATGAGTGTGCGCACTATATAtcacaaatatattatttatga
- a CDS encoding hypothetical protein (conserved Plasmodium protein, unknown function), which produces MDDDKIKSIYFSLKNKSKKEWAELMEQLTKDQKRKLIFYIRKKNKHSLHKIKNIKTEKSNEKSKTKSNRPYYDHILIDYTNVNYDLNLKNYIARILRLYKLEDNFEFIKALHLYMNILCYIIFKKFSYEYKNQQKNKNLLLFLKKLFPFEFHNFEKKYNMRWGNDASPLSQNVENKNIPNVEEINSMDEVEGNINERKEQSVNFNNICNVQNEVFVENKNDHNNTSNIYGEQNCAYDKNDSISEKNKTKINELDHKIDCDNTDVYIKTEKDNDDSFNSELDNITILSDLNKYVKKELHKEFFKNKDIKTIMQNLFDNKRYGYRIRFRSIISKSLNEIEYKKYCDQREKLFKYKRKNFLRWIGQFTSIESIDMYIINFFIFLFLDRLYLILETYLRLNYVYSNTKTTQEYVIDNIKQFHNFDFILNKLTSSHPHNISSTNKTNNVICESDELDKNTGMLDSLLHNFDDIYKNLTKPNINNFYLSLDLIYNTDVYYFKITNKITFEKLVKIDISSYINETNVYKIIQLDKDKNTDPWKTLTNFALLQNRKLNLPKFDCFSIFLIVRFKYYLEEFKENSNIDYIYKIVKEEYDKVEEYLKRDHFDEEDFEYKHLVPIYLDLKKELKKVNEYIKFYGNLISFVNFIQKYANPSTNMVKTEQNEEQEMFDLSFFLSSHLNDNVKKE; this is translated from the exons ATGGATGATGATAAAATCAAAAGCATTTATTTTAGTTTAAAGAACAAAAGTAAAAAAGAATGGGCAGAGTTAATGGAACAGTTGACAAAAGATCAAAAACGTAAATTGATCTTTTACATCAGAAAGAAGAACAAACATTCTT tacataaaataaaaaatattaaaacTGAGAAAAGTAATGAAAAAAGTAAGACAAAAAGTAATAGACCATACTATGATCATATCCTAATTGATTACACCAAT GTAAATTATgatttaaatttaaaaaattatatagCTAGAATTTTGCGTCTTTACAAATTAGAAGATAATTTTGAATTTATTAAGGCgttacatttatatatgaatattttatgttatattatattcaaGAAATTTTCTTACGAATATAAGAATCAAcagaaaaataaaaatctcttgttatttttaaaaaagttATTTCCATTCGAATTTCATAATTTTGAgaaaaaatacaatatGAGATGGGGAAATGATGCATCACCTTTATCACAAAATgtagaaaataaaaatataccaaatgtagaagaaataaattCTATGGATGAAGTAGaaggaaatataaatgaaagAAAAGAACAATCTgttaattttaataatatatgtaatgTACAAAATGAAGTATTTgtagaaaataaaaatgatcataataatacatCGAATATATATGGAGAACAAAATTGTGCgtatgataaaaatgattcTATATCGGAAAAgaataaaacaaaaattaacGAATTAGATCATAAAATAGATTGTGATAATACTgatgtttatataaaaacgGAAAAAGATAATGATGATTCATTTAATAGCGAACTGGataatataacaattttatcagacttaaataaatatgtaaaaaaagaattacacaaagaattttttaaaaataaagatataaaaacTATTATGCaaaatttatttgataACAAAAGATATGGATATAGAATCAGATTTAGAAGTATTATATCCAAAAGTTTAAATGAAattgaatataaaaaatattgtgATCAACgagaaaaattatttaaatataaaagaaaaaattttcttaGATGGATAGGTCAGTTTACAAGTATAGAATCTATtgatatgtatataatcaatttttttatatttttatttttggATAGACTATATTTAATACTTGAAACTTATCTAAGATTAAACTATGTATATTCGAATACTAAAACGACCCAGGAATATGTTATAGATAACATTAAACAATTTCACAATTTTGATTTCATTCTAAATAAATTAACATCTAGCCATCCACATAACATATCATCAACAAATAAAACGAATAATGTTATATGTGAAAGTGACGAATTAGATAAAAATACGGGCATGTTAGATTCATTATTACACAATTTTGatgatatttataaaaaccTTACAAAGccaaatataaataatttctATCTGTCTTTAgatttaatatataatacggatgtatattattttaaaataacaaataaaataaccTTTGAGAAATTAGTAAAAATTGATATATCTTCATATATTAACGAAACaaatgtttataaaattattcaattagataaagataaaaatacaGACCCTTGGAAAACATTAACTAATTTTGCATTGCTACAAAATAG AAAATTAAATTTGCCAAAATTTGATTGTTTCTCCATCTTTTTAATTGTACgatttaaatattatttggaagaatttaaagaaaattcaaacattgattatatatataaaattgttAAAGAGGAATATGATAAGGTAgaagaatatttaaaaagagATCATTTTGATGAAGAGGATTTTGAATATAAACATCTGGTACCTATTTATCTTGacttaaaaaaagaacTTAAAAAG GttaatgaatatataaagttTTATGGCAATTTAATATCATTTGTAAATTTCATTCAAAAATATGCTAACCCTTCTACGAATATGGTAAAAACTGAACAAAATGAGGAGCAGGAAATGTTTGATTTGTCATTCTTTTTGAGTTCCCATTTGAATGACAATgtaaaaaaagaataa
- a CDS encoding hypothetical protein (conserved Plasmodium protein, unknown function), translated as MLSVNKVTALLFFYILLIKGYYGRTESKNILNTVKNDVKNGNYQNMMNFPDMDKIKELINQNKVDEARELFNEMQKQFMKEKMEANNNINNRKPGKKVMDNSSLFSNLINPNDLQEMIKFYMYLQNILNSKNETSEKKMVKSFLRKTIQKMKDNENSEEKKSIEDIIKDTEGHNEMLEKLANLMKINKEKLKDEQVKNKLNQILIGMLKFIDYTNNSDITNSLMDEIKIEQVQAEDGTIKPKVQVNISNSKAHLDMLQKATNFMGINIDQEELKKLTVNNKWYESFLNNILNSSDEL; from the coding sequence ATGTTGAGTGTTAACAAAGTTACTGcgttattatttttttatatattactcATAAAAGGATATTATGGAAGGACCGAAAGtaaaaacatattaaaCACAGTAAAGAATGATGTAAAAAATGGGAATTATCAGAATATGATGAATTTTCCAGATATGgataaaattaaagaattaataaatcaaaataaagTTGATGAAGCAAGagaattatttaatgaaaTGCAAAAACAATttatgaaagaaaaaatggaagctaataataatataaataatagaAAACCAGGAAAAAAAGTTATGGATAATAGTAGTTTATTTAGTAATTTAATTAATCCTAATGATCTTCAAGAAATgattaaattttatatgtacttacaaaatatattaaattcaaaaaatgaaacttccgaaaaaaaaatggtTAAATCTTTCTTAAGAAAAACTATCCAAAAAATGAaagataatgaaaatagtgaagaaaaaaaatctaTTGAAGATATTATCAAAGATACAGAAGGACATAATGAAATGCTAGAAAAATTAGCAAATCTTATGaaaattaataaagaaaaattaaaagatgaacaagtcaaaaataaattaaatcAAATATTAATAGGTATGCTCAAATTCATAGATTATACTAATAATAGTGATATAACCAACTCCTTAATGGATGAAATTAAAATTGAACAAGTACAAGCAGAAGATGGAACAATCAAACCAAAAGTTCAAGTAAACATAAGTAATAGTAAAGCACACTTAGATATGTTACAAAAAGCTACCAATTTTATGGGTATTAATATAGATCaagaagaattaaaaaaattaaccgttaataataaatggTATGAAAGCTTTCTAAATAATATACTTAACAGTTCAGACGAACTctaa